The genome window caaagatgtgaggATGTGTTTGCACGTCTGGTCTCGTAAGTCACTTCGCGTGTCTGGTGTATATTGCCATGTGTGTGCATTCTCTACAAGTGTTTGTGCTTCTGTGTACTGTGTTGTACAAGCACAGGAGTGTAGTCTCTTTATTTCAAGCTAGATCTGCAAGAGGGCAACTGCACTGAACTCCTTGCTGTGCAACATGAAGAATTGACTAATGAAGATCTGGAgctggaggcccagagaaagcaCCAAGAGAGACAAGcggaagaagtaactgaagaactgaagagcttcaTGATGCAGGAAATAGGAAAGGGGTTTTCCCTGAGAGGCCCTGTTAAGTTTTTGAGGCGCTGGACCTGAATGCAGAAGAGTTCACAAAGTCTGCAGCAGCcattcagaatgcaatccagtgctGCCAGGTCATTATGGCGagaaaaaaaagagctactacTCAGACACCACTAGATTGTGTTTTCAAGAGGATAGAtggaattgaatccagcaaggaaccagaacctgtgacATCAACGTCAGGCGTGAGTGAggctgcagcttgccctccatctcctattgctgatgatccttcagctctgccgtcgcccacttctctctcctccagtctGTGACGCCTCTTACccgttcacttgatgccagcccctgtatatCAGCTGTTGGGccatactactgtacttttcaagtaCTTTCTTACTGTACTTATTGTACTTTTTCTTACTGTACTGtaagatgaaaaatgttttattttttatgtattatttgtgtaaaaagtattataaacatattaaagtacagtactatatagccaaatgggttagttgggtacctaggctaactgtGTTGGACTtggaacaaactggacttacaaaTGCACTCTTGGAACAGAGGTGTATGTGTGCAGGGGACTTACTATAactaattctaaaaaaaaaaacttaaagagaATATTTACTTTTAACACATAGCTCTGATGTACCAAACCATTACCTCAAACAGCTCAATATTTTCAACAGTTATCTCCCCAAAGCCCTCCTAGTGTTCTAAGAATCGCCTCTCAAATAAAGAGACAAAGAGGTCTCCTGTCTTGAGtgtgtaatttttataaattgcaTCAGACCCACAGTGAGTGTCTTTCCAGGAGTTTCAccacaatgaaaaagaagttCTGAGATAAAACTGTCGCAGGAGGTCAGGGGAAGTGGGGAGTTGTGGGGTCACAGACCTGACCCGCAAGCTGCTCTCAGTCAAAGCCAGGGGGTGCGAGGCCCGGGGCCCGCCGCCGGTCCGGTCCTATCTCCGCGGCAGAGGCCTCAGGTGCAGCTCGCGTTCCAGCTGCTCGGCggtcaggcttccctggatgGCCTCGCAGCCCGGGTTGAACACGGAGTAGGCGCTTTTCTCTCCCTGCGTCTTCTCCTCTGGGCCTCGCGTCCCCACATACATCCAGTAGAACAGGGACAGGACAAAATAGGCCAGGCCAAATTCCAGTTCCACGAACAGCCCCAGCAGGACCAACCAGAGGAGCACCTTCAACAAGGTGACGCTGGTCAGGAGAGACCGGTCCCGGGGGGCCAGGGGCGGCGGCGGCCGTGGCGGTGGTGGGGCTTCGGCTGGACTCCGTGGTGGCTGTGACTCGCGGCCCCCAGGCCCAGCTGCTCCCTAGGACACAAGAACAAaccaaagaaagaataaagggcAGTGGGGCCGGGAGGACCAAAACCCATCTGGAGAGGCAGCTGTCCTTGCGTGGGAAGGCTTCCCCTCACTGGTGTCTGTTTTCTTGCCCTGCTCTCTAAGACAACTATCTCCAAAGAGCTTTCATGCATCCTGCTCTGAATCAAAACCGATCAGTGAGATGTGACTTGCTGAAAACCTCACAGCGTTCAGGTGGATTCCCGTCTGAGGCAGACATTTCACCAGATTAGTCTGCTGCTAACAGGAGCTAATGCAGCCCCTTCAGCAACTCCCTGTAATTGATCAGGCGGCAGCCGGGCACACACTTCCCACACAGAATCAATATATGTCTGTTGATTTGATTAGACgagctaaaattttgttgagtgGCATGATTCTAAAATGAGGACTATTCtacacgttaaaaaaaaaatcatagttatAGCCACAACCTTTCCATCCCCTGTGACCATCCTACACGGCCCCAGGGTCTCCTAACTGGACTCTCCTCCTTCTAACCGGTCTCTCCCCACGCCATCCCATGTACAGCTGCTAAATAAATCTGCCACAACACCCGTCAACCTCCTGCTCACAAACCTTTGACACGTTTTTACTGCCTACCAGTTAAATTTTAAACTCCTTGGGCTGGAATCCAAGGCCTTGCATTCACTCAAAAGACAGAAGTGCCGGAACACAGACCCCTGTGCTGGGTGTAATGGGAGACAGAGGTATTGAAGGAGCTTTTCGGAGCTTGGTCTCCAGTCCagtattttctaaacttttttggGTATGACccacaataaaaaatacattttgtactgcaaacccctcccccccccaaaaaatatatatggtgtatatatatgtgtgtgtgtatcgggAAAAAAGGCTTCACATATCAACACTTTGATTACATATGAAgctttgattttctatttttaaaattacatttagtTAATTTAGGATAAGaccttcaaaatttttttcactaCCCACTAATGAGTCATGATTTGCAGTttgtaaaataatgtaaaaagttTCCTGAACAACATGATCCACAATCTATTGCTCTAGAAATGAATCCTCTGGTCTTACAACCCAAAGACACTGCCCATCTGTGGCTGGGAATATTCCTCTCCATTCCTCAGGAACTTGCTCTCTCCTGGCAAGCACGGCTGGTGAACTATGTATACCCTGACCTCTGGGGCCATCAAGCAGGGTACCCCTCTGCCTCCCAGAGCTCTAATTGGCTCTCTTTCTCACTGAGTATCAAACTATTTGTCATTCAAGTGTCTCTCTTTTCATATAGATCACATGTGTCCCTAGATTGTTGCATGAGGTCACCATACTGCTGATTATCTTCTGGTATCTCCAGAGCCAAACAGCACTGCACACGTAAGTTCTCCGCACAGAGCTGACTTAGTTCATTTATTCAGTTATATCCCTTATTCTTCACACGGCAATTTAAAAGGGACCAAAACTGTTATCTGATCTCCAAAAAATATATAGgtcatctgtgatttttttttttttttttttttagcatcaaccctgggtcgtgaagatcccctggagaagaaagtgccaacccactccagtattcttgcctggaaaatcccatggacagaggtgcctggtgggctacagtccgtagggttgcaaagagtcagacacgactgaagtgacttagcacgagTTGCAATTATTACCTTTCCAATTAGATTGGAAAGGTAGGTCTTTGACATATAATCAGCtacactccccaccccctccacatacattaaataaataaatgtccctTTCAGATTCCACCAGTGTGCACAATAGGGAAATCACTGATGGTCTTAGCAGGGAACAAATACAATCCGATTAATATCTAAGACTACTCTGAATGCCAGGCAGAGAATGGgctgcaagagaagaaaaaggaaattgttAATAGCTCATGCAGGAGGCCCAATAAGAGAACACCAGGTAGAGATGAGGCTGGTGACAAGGAGATCAGAGAGAAATGATGGACTGATGGATATAGAACACATCTTGAATGTGCACCACTTGAAATTCACAGtaaactgaatttattttattattataggaACATTAATAAGAATAATGCTATGGCcaccatttactgagtgccttcaAGATGCCTGATCTCCTGTAACCCAGCAGACAGGCCTTATTAGTCCCAATTTACTAATAAGGAGACATTGAGATGTAAGGAATTCCCCTAAAGTCACAGCTGGTGACGAGCAGAGATGAGGTTGGTCCAGGATCCTAGCAAGATCTCCCTTCAAAGCCCTTTTTACTTAACCAGGGGCCTTCATGGGGAATGCTAAGGGGGAAGGGTTAGAGAGCTAGAAGGAGATGAGGTAGGGGTAGGGGTGTTAAACTGGCAAAGGGAACAAAggagagggaggctccagagatGCCTCCCACCAGTGCACCTCCTACTGTAAAAGCTGTGTGTGAAAGTATTTGTCAGCACATATGGTGCAGTTTAGGGAAGGGACTTCCATTCCCAGTATACCAAAGtgcttcccacctcagggcctttgcatctgTGGTTTCCTCTGAGAGAAAAGCCCTTTCCCTTCCCACCACCTGGCTGACTCCCTCTTCTACAAACCCCAGCAAAAATGTCACTACGTGGGCCCTTGTCCTTGTCCCAGGTTTCTCAAGAGTGGCTCCTTCTTAAGAAAAATGGTGAGGTCACTTCCTCTGTGAggtcctccctctccacccaatttaAAGTGACACTCTGCATCCCTCACCCCCGGTTCACCAGCACGCTGggttttcctcctttttataGCATTCATCATTCTGTTCTTTCAACTCAAAAGCAACTTCTGTGAGAGCAGGGCCTTGTCTTTATTGCACTGTCTCCTGGGACTCAGGACAGTAGATGGAACATAGTGGGCACGTGACAGAGTGAACGAATGCTGGTGGGGAAAAGGGAGAACTTAAGAGATGACTCCTGGATCTGAAGGGGTGATGCAAAGCCTGTGCCTGGCTAGGTCATGCCAAAGAAAGAGGGCATTTGAGCAGTAAGCCAACCTGAGCCAAGGTCTGGAAGGGAGGAGTTGCAGGATAAGTGTGATCAATAGACCCTGGAGCTAGATGGTGCactggggggctggggagggagatggaggtgGGGTAGGGGCTTGgcaggattaaaaaataaaagttacaggCATTTTTGTCCCACTGTGGTAGAAGCTTGCTgtagaaagaaatatttcatttgggGGAAATGCTTTTCACCAAGCTAAATTCGAGAGtgagagaaggaggaggtggaCGCCTCCATATCAATGGCCAGCAAAAAGAAGCAATTACAAATAGAAGGATAAAGAAATCTCGGACAAGCCACTATGTACCACCCAAATTATTAGGTAGAGATAGATCAGAaactggcgggggtggggagcaaTTTAATGATAATTTCACACCGGAGCAAACTCAGGAATGATAACTGAGtaaatgaaaatgtgttttagACAAAGTCCCTTATGAAAAACAGAGTAATTGATAAGAAGCAGAGGAGGTCCAGCATTGCCTCTCACCCCCTTGTCAGGCCatcagtttttgtgtttttaataatgGAAATTTTCTCCAAGCTCAGCTCCTCTAGACCCAACTCAGTGATCTCATATTCCTTTGGAAATGAGACATAAAGTCAAAAACTCCTTGTGTAGGCTAGATGTTTTGTAACTGTGCGGAGGAAAAGGGGTAGAGGAAATGGATTCTAAAATCCTAAGCAATTGTGCTCTGTGAGTTCTAATCCACAATAAAGTTATCCTGAGACTAATTGTATGCAAGGAAATGGATTGTTTGAACCCTGCACACTCTTTCTGCAAGTCAGTAGGAACCTTGTGTGTCCTGGAGAACAATATCTAATTCAAACTAAGTAACAATAAGTTCTCCttgattaccaaaaaaaaaattccttataaCCAGATGTGGTGTGATGATAGATGAACTTAAGAAATTTTAAGAGGAGTAAGgcacattttacttttaaaaaggaattgcTGGCACTTATTGCACTTAGGAGGTACAAAGACCAGCTCACAGATTTCCCCTTGATGTTTTTGTCCCGTGTTCCCACATGCATGCTCCAATCTCACACTCAAGCCATCCTGCCACTTTACTCATGAGTGAAAACCAAGATACAGAGAGAGGAATGAGAGATTACCAAAAGctaatgaggcttccctggttgctcagacggtaaagaaatctgcctgcaatgcaggagacctgtgtgggatccctgggtcaggaagatcccctgaagaaggcagtggctacccactccagtattcttgcatggagaattccatgaagaggagcctgacgggctacagcccatgggatcgcaaagagtcgggcatgactgaacgactaacacacttAAAACAGGACTAAAAAGCTATCATACTAATCTATTGTTTTCGCCTTAAACATTGTTAAACTTGAATAGGCTTCGCTACTTCAACAGTGATACACAACACAGGCCACCACAGGCAGTCAGCACCCTTCTGCCAGTTCTGTACTCAAACACCATTTCTAAAGCGCAGGCTATTTGGGCGACTGGCCGCACGTGGCCCAGATGCGAAATCAAATCAAACTTTAATTACTGCCACTTCTCATCGGCATCCAATTAGACCTTTCCCCCTCCATTAGCAGAGGGCTGTGGCCCCCTACGGTTGTGGAGAGGTTTCCCAAAGCCACAACGACCACTCAACTCGCTGTGAATAACGCAAGGGCAGAGGTGATTTCTTCTGGGACCCTAGACCCTCAACTTCCCGCCTGGAGTCGAAGGTGCGTGGGTCCCTGGCTGGAAAGAAAATGTCAAAGTCACTCTTCAGGGCAGAACAGGAGGGGGCAGGAAACGCGAGGCCCCGCCGCCGAGCCGGCGGGAGGCGCCAGCAGCCCCTCTCTGCTAGCGAAAGTGTGctagcccctcagtcgtgtctggctctttgtgacctcatagactcctcctctgtccaccagCTTCTCCAGGCCCGGGGGGCGTGGCCTGGGCCGGGCCATTCCACGAcgtgggggcggggcctgcaggCCACCACGTGACGCCGGGGCGGGGCCTCGGCAGAGGCGCCGCGGAGGCCACGTCGGCGTTTCAGAAGGCAGGTGCCTGAGGGGTAAGGCCTCCCTCCTCTCACCTGAGCGaggctgggctgggcctgggcACTCGGTGGCCTCGGTTTCCACAGCAGGAACCGTTT of Cervus canadensis isolate Bull #8, Minnesota chromosome 28, ASM1932006v1, whole genome shotgun sequence contains these proteins:
- the SAYSD1 gene encoding SAYSvFN domain-containing protein 1, which produces MEQRLAEFRAARKRAGLVAEPSTSSQRTQTSGEKAEAATTPKAPSGWLKRFLLWKPRPPSAQAQPSLAQGAAGPGGRESQPPRSPAEAPPPPRPPPPLAPRDRSLLTSVTLLKVLLWLVLLGLFVELEFGLAYFVLSLFYWMYVGTRGPEEKTQGEKSAYSVFNPGCEAIQGSLTAEQLERELHLRPLPRR